One genomic window of Polyangium aurulentum includes the following:
- a CDS encoding sigma 54-interacting transcriptional regulator → MERVERAEELDGVGALGGLGIASPRPSNPARGLAAVDALVCVHGTSGFVVLHGPRATLEAVGCHAARRAQAIGRPVVRVAAVSSDEPWRELAAHLGVSSAVEPSALAERIVTAAQGAVLLVAEGVPTNWGQVVAAEIARLLGIPQPGPAPLVLVLRGGASAQVGARVIDVDPLASPEDLRLWWEAIAQAAERRLGAEVDRLEALERWWSAARRVPLDGRTEPVSLDAEERRIASRLALAQRSWPHAEIGRLGAPALAERLVARGAIVADAQGMLQLSGAMPLDVGGEREDASAVAAALESAFPIDPWAAARASELHARAGRADLAEAAAVRALATAADPAARADFWRRWEATLEALPAEGATARLLRSAELALRVGDPERSTAFARAAAAREPDAAEVMLALGKALGANGDVSGSTAVLERALGRAPDRAWGARAAAMLAETRYMAADLAAARRWAETALAQAGELATRLDARNVLGKLLLASAAWSEAEAHFAADAWEAACGGEPVAELRAQLNRAIALLSASRLEEARSMLVSVLEEGTTRGELRASGLALANLATIAILRHDYPEAFELSERAIDVFRRLRERLYLPTVIRNLAELRLELGLLAEAEQTLAFGRKACGPAMPAAPHFSLVAARIHFARGRTREAQAELASATAGAAASNNGGKLCECYCVAARIALEDGHVARAAQAIAKAREHASSPRARAEVAVLEGRRARAAGEPWEDVAREALDLAREAEGPELEREARVLLFHAHAMAGDVRAAEAQLAAAIALRNRVAEALPPEIKPRYLARPELSELLALEARAQRPVQDAPRGCERCGDASCPGCSAPTLRPPPTRSALPALERMVGREPSVVSLVSAIRKVAASDATVLILGESGSGKELVADAIHELSPRRAGPLVKVNCSALVETLLLSELFGHEKGAFTGAMARRRGRFELAEGGTIFLDEIGDISARTQVALLRVLEDRSFERVGGVVPMRANVRIVCATHRDLRAMVARGEFREDLYYRLRQVVLEVPSLRQRLGDLSLIASTILARIAHERGGAPKRLSARALAALSRHVWPGNVRELENALRAAALFAEGDEIDLDDFTTNVDGLRSIGAAPVSEPPVAPVSMSEGPLSGDAEDASAPVEVTYAHVRSGVSLSDMKRRIERECIARALEESGGNITRAAALLGMKRPRLSQLVKQYGLGSTSEDGS, encoded by the coding sequence GTGGAGCGCGTCGAGCGCGCCGAGGAGCTCGACGGCGTCGGTGCGCTCGGCGGCCTCGGCATCGCTTCGCCGCGCCCGAGCAACCCGGCGCGCGGGCTCGCGGCCGTCGATGCGCTCGTCTGCGTTCATGGCACCAGCGGGTTCGTCGTTCTGCACGGCCCGCGCGCGACCCTCGAAGCCGTCGGTTGCCATGCGGCGAGGCGCGCGCAGGCCATCGGACGTCCCGTCGTTCGTGTCGCCGCCGTCTCCTCCGATGAGCCCTGGCGTGAGCTCGCGGCGCACCTCGGGGTGAGCTCCGCGGTCGAGCCTTCCGCGCTCGCGGAGCGCATCGTCACGGCCGCGCAGGGCGCGGTCTTGCTCGTCGCCGAGGGCGTGCCCACGAACTGGGGGCAGGTCGTCGCGGCCGAGATCGCGCGCCTTCTCGGCATCCCTCAACCAGGCCCCGCGCCGCTCGTGCTCGTGCTGCGCGGGGGCGCGTCCGCGCAGGTCGGGGCCCGCGTCATCGATGTCGATCCGCTCGCATCCCCCGAGGATCTTCGGCTGTGGTGGGAGGCCATCGCGCAGGCGGCGGAGCGGCGGCTCGGCGCGGAGGTCGACAGGCTCGAGGCCCTCGAGCGCTGGTGGTCGGCGGCGCGCAGGGTTCCCCTCGATGGACGCACCGAGCCCGTCTCGCTCGACGCCGAGGAGCGGAGGATCGCTTCGCGCCTCGCGCTCGCGCAGCGGAGCTGGCCTCACGCGGAGATCGGGCGCCTCGGCGCGCCAGCGCTGGCCGAGAGGCTCGTCGCGCGGGGCGCGATCGTCGCGGATGCGCAGGGCATGTTGCAGCTCTCCGGCGCGATGCCGCTCGATGTCGGCGGCGAGCGCGAGGACGCTTCGGCCGTCGCGGCGGCGCTCGAGTCGGCGTTCCCCATCGATCCATGGGCCGCGGCGCGCGCGAGCGAGTTGCACGCGCGCGCAGGCCGCGCTGATCTCGCAGAGGCTGCGGCCGTGCGCGCACTCGCGACGGCGGCCGATCCGGCCGCGCGCGCGGACTTCTGGAGGCGCTGGGAGGCCACGCTCGAGGCCCTGCCCGCGGAGGGCGCCACCGCGAGGCTGCTTCGATCGGCCGAGCTTGCGCTGCGCGTCGGCGATCCGGAGCGCTCGACGGCCTTCGCGCGCGCGGCGGCGGCGCGGGAGCCCGATGCGGCAGAGGTCATGCTCGCCCTCGGCAAGGCGCTCGGCGCGAACGGAGACGTCTCCGGATCGACGGCGGTGCTCGAGCGCGCGCTCGGTCGCGCCCCGGATCGCGCGTGGGGCGCCCGCGCGGCGGCGATGCTCGCGGAGACGCGGTACATGGCGGCGGACCTCGCGGCGGCGCGCAGGTGGGCCGAGACGGCGCTCGCGCAGGCCGGGGAGCTCGCGACGAGGCTCGATGCGCGCAACGTGCTCGGCAAGCTCCTGCTCGCGAGCGCGGCGTGGAGCGAGGCAGAGGCGCACTTCGCGGCCGACGCGTGGGAGGCGGCGTGCGGCGGCGAGCCCGTGGCCGAGCTGCGCGCGCAGCTGAACCGTGCGATCGCGCTCCTGTCGGCGAGCCGGCTCGAAGAGGCGCGCTCGATGCTGGTCTCGGTGCTCGAGGAGGGCACGACCCGCGGCGAGCTGCGCGCCTCGGGCCTCGCGCTCGCGAACCTCGCGACGATCGCGATCCTCCGGCACGACTACCCCGAGGCGTTCGAGCTGTCCGAGCGCGCGATCGACGTCTTCCGGCGGCTGCGCGAGCGGCTCTACCTGCCCACGGTGATCAGGAACCTCGCCGAGCTGCGGCTCGAGCTCGGGCTCCTCGCCGAGGCCGAGCAGACGCTCGCCTTCGGACGCAAGGCGTGCGGGCCCGCGATGCCGGCGGCGCCGCACTTCTCGCTCGTCGCGGCGCGCATCCACTTCGCGCGCGGCCGCACCCGCGAGGCGCAGGCCGAGCTCGCCTCCGCCACGGCCGGCGCCGCCGCTTCGAACAACGGCGGCAAGCTCTGCGAGTGTTACTGCGTCGCGGCCCGGATCGCGCTCGAAGACGGGCACGTCGCGCGCGCGGCACAGGCGATCGCCAAGGCGCGCGAGCACGCGAGCTCGCCTCGGGCGCGGGCCGAGGTGGCCGTCCTCGAAGGCAGGCGCGCGCGGGCCGCGGGCGAGCCGTGGGAAGACGTGGCGCGCGAGGCGCTCGATCTCGCGCGTGAGGCCGAGGGGCCCGAGCTAGAGCGCGAGGCGCGTGTCCTGCTCTTCCACGCCCACGCCATGGCGGGCGACGTGCGCGCGGCCGAGGCGCAGCTCGCGGCGGCGATCGCGCTGCGCAACCGCGTCGCCGAGGCGCTGCCGCCCGAGATCAAGCCTCGCTACCTCGCTCGCCCCGAGCTGTCCGAGCTTCTGGCCCTCGAGGCGCGCGCGCAACGGCCGGTCCAGGACGCCCCGCGCGGCTGCGAGCGCTGCGGCGATGCGTCCTGCCCCGGCTGCTCCGCGCCCACGCTGCGCCCGCCTCCGACGCGGTCGGCGTTGCCTGCGCTCGAGCGCATGGTCGGGCGCGAGCCGAGCGTCGTGTCGCTCGTCTCCGCGATCCGCAAGGTCGCCGCGAGCGACGCCACGGTGCTCATCCTCGGCGAGAGCGGCTCGGGCAAGGAGCTCGTCGCCGACGCGATCCACGAGCTTTCCCCGCGGCGCGCGGGCCCGCTCGTCAAGGTCAACTGCTCGGCGCTCGTCGAGACGCTCCTGCTCTCGGAGCTGTTCGGGCACGAGAAGGGCGCGTTCACGGGGGCCATGGCGCGGCGCCGCGGCCGCTTCGAGCTCGCCGAGGGAGGCACGATCTTCCTCGACGAGATCGGCGACATCTCCGCGCGCACCCAGGTTGCGCTCCTGCGCGTGCTCGAGGACCGCAGCTTCGAGCGCGTCGGCGGGGTCGTCCCCATGCGCGCCAACGTCCGCATCGTGTGCGCGACGCACCGCGATCTGCGCGCGATGGTGGCGCGCGGCGAGTTCCGCGAGGATCTCTACTACCGGCTCCGGCAGGTGGTGCTCGAGGTCCCGTCCTTGCGCCAGCGCCTCGGGGATCTGTCGCTCATCGCCTCCACCATCCTCGCCCGCATCGCGCACGAGCGCGGCGGCGCCCCCAAGCGCCTCTCCGCGCGCGCCCTCGCGGCCCTCTCGCGGCACGTCTGGCCTGGCAACGTGCGCGAGCTCGAGAACGCGCTGCGCGCCGCGGCCCTCTTCGCCGAGGGCGACGAGATCGATCTCGACGACTTCACCACGAACGTCGACGGCCTGCGCTCGATCGGCGCCGCGCCCGTCTCCGAGCCGCCGGTCGCGCCCGTCTCGATGTCGGAGGGGCCGCTCTCGGGCGATGCGGAGGACGCGTCTGCGCCCGTCGAGGTCACCTACGCCCACGTGCGCTCGGGCGTGAGCTTGAGCGACATGAAGCGTCGCATCGAGCGCGAGTGCATCGCGCGCGCGCTCGAGGAGAGCGGCGGCAACATCACCCGGGCTGCGGCCCTCCTGGGGATGAAGCGTCCCCGGCTGTCGCAGCTCGTGAAGCAGTACGGACTCGGGAGCACTTCGGAGGACGGATCATGA